In Streptomyces nojiriensis, one genomic interval encodes:
- a CDS encoding copper chaperone PCu(A)C, whose product MNARTTRTLAAALSLTAALAISGCSGKAEPRMTVSGAFMPQPVNDKMAGGFMVIKNGSETADKLTGVTSSLSDDLQIHETKDQKMQQVQSMDVPANGELRLERGGNHIMFMGLKSTPRVGEKVTVELRFEKAAPVKVELDVKDRTYNPQAPADTSGNAH is encoded by the coding sequence GTGAACGCCCGCACCACCCGCACTCTCGCCGCCGCGCTCTCCCTGACGGCAGCGCTCGCCATATCCGGCTGTTCCGGGAAGGCCGAGCCGAGGATGACCGTGAGCGGCGCGTTCATGCCCCAGCCCGTGAACGACAAGATGGCCGGCGGGTTCATGGTCATCAAGAACGGCTCCGAGACCGCCGACAAGCTCACCGGCGTCACCTCCTCGCTCTCCGACGATCTCCAGATCCACGAGACCAAGGACCAGAAGATGCAGCAGGTCCAGTCGATGGACGTGCCCGCGAACGGCGAGCTCCGGCTGGAGCGCGGCGGCAACCACATCATGTTCATGGGGCTCAAGAGCACTCCCCGGGTCGGCGAGAAGGTCACCGTCGAGCTCCGCTTCGAGAAGGCCGCTCCGGTCAAGGTCGAGCTGGACGTGAAGGACCGGACGTACAACCCTCAGGCTCCGGCAGACACGTCCGGCAACGCCCACTGA
- a CDS encoding HAD family hydrolase, whose translation MSPAPFPYKLVATDLDGTLLRGDDTVSERTREALVAATAAGAAHIIVTGRAVPWTRHVLDDLGYKGIAVCGQGAQVYDAGAHRLLTSVTLDRQLAGLALSKLEAEIGPLALAASRDGVDGEVLFGPGYQVQEGLPALYLEDAKALWAAPLNKLYIQHPELDDDALVKVARETVGSLVDIVMAGPGIVEILPLGLTKATGLSLAARRLGVKAAETIAFGDMPNDIPMFGWAAHGVAMANAHAELKAVADEVTTSNEEDGIAVVLERLLGAA comes from the coding sequence GTGAGCCCGGCCCCGTTCCCGTACAAGCTCGTCGCGACCGATCTCGACGGCACGCTGCTGCGTGGCGACGACACCGTCTCGGAACGCACCCGTGAAGCGCTCGTCGCGGCCACCGCGGCGGGCGCGGCCCACATCATCGTCACCGGTCGGGCCGTGCCCTGGACCCGGCACGTACTGGACGATCTCGGCTACAAGGGGATCGCGGTCTGCGGGCAGGGTGCGCAGGTCTACGACGCGGGTGCGCACCGGCTGCTGACCTCGGTGACGCTGGACCGGCAGCTGGCCGGTCTGGCGCTGTCGAAGCTGGAGGCCGAGATCGGCCCGCTGGCCTTGGCGGCCAGCCGGGACGGGGTGGACGGCGAGGTCCTGTTCGGGCCCGGGTACCAGGTACAGGAAGGCCTCCCGGCCCTCTACCTGGAGGACGCCAAGGCGCTCTGGGCGGCTCCGCTGAACAAGCTCTACATCCAGCACCCGGAGCTGGACGACGACGCGCTCGTCAAGGTGGCCCGGGAGACCGTGGGCAGCCTGGTCGACATCGTCATGGCGGGTCCCGGCATCGTCGAGATCCTGCCGCTGGGTCTGACCAAGGCCACGGGCCTGTCGCTGGCCGCGCGCCGGCTGGGAGTGAAGGCGGCGGAGACGATCGCCTTCGGTGACATGCCCAACGACATCCCGATGTTCGGCTGGGCCGCGCACGGGGTGGCGATGGCCAATGCCCATGCCGAGCTCAAGGCGGTGGCCGACGAGGTGACGACCTCCAACGAGGAGGACGGCATCGCGGTGGTGCTGGAGCGTCTGCTGGGCGCCGCGTAG
- a CDS encoding SCO family protein produces MRTTRVTVAALLAAAALTLTACGGEPAKTGGVTQISGGQNSNKAATLLDRPFTKPELVLTDTSGQPWNLREQTKGKPTLIYFGYTNCPDVCPLTMSNIAVAKKALPKADQDNLRVVFVTTDPARDTPESLGAWLKMQDPSFTGLTGDFATIQAAARTLGIGIDPAATGADGKVVSMHGAQVIAFSPKTDEGYVLYGESTTVDDYTKDLPKLIKGENP; encoded by the coding sequence ATGCGCACCACACGTGTGACGGTCGCCGCGCTGCTCGCGGCGGCCGCACTCACCCTCACCGCCTGCGGCGGTGAGCCCGCCAAGACCGGCGGAGTCACCCAGATCTCCGGCGGTCAGAACAGCAACAAGGCCGCGACCCTCCTGGACCGCCCCTTCACCAAGCCGGAACTCGTCCTCACGGACACCAGCGGCCAGCCGTGGAACCTGCGTGAGCAGACCAAGGGCAAGCCGACCCTCATCTACTTCGGCTACACCAACTGCCCCGACGTGTGCCCGCTGACGATGAGCAACATCGCCGTCGCCAAGAAGGCACTCCCCAAGGCCGACCAGGACAACCTCCGGGTCGTCTTCGTCACCACCGACCCTGCGAGGGACACTCCCGAGTCCCTCGGCGCGTGGCTCAAGATGCAGGACCCGTCCTTCACCGGACTCACCGGGGACTTCGCGACCATCCAGGCCGCCGCACGCACGCTCGGCATCGGCATCGACCCCGCCGCGACGGGGGCCGACGGCAAGGTCGTCTCCATGCACGGCGCCCAAGTCATCGCGTTCTCGCCGAAGACCGACGAGGGGTACGTCCTCTACGGCGAGAGCACCACCGTGGACGACTACACCAAGGACCTGCCGAAGCTCATCAAGGGGGAGAACCCGTGA
- the efeB gene encoding iron uptake transporter deferrochelatase/peroxidase subunit → MTSVTESNPDIQISRRRLLGTVGAAGAVGIALGATGGALAHSALDDSGSGSAPGAAGGPASLGVTQVAFHGDHQAGITTPLQAKGHLVAFDLTAGAGRTEAAALLRRWSDTARRLMAGEPAPASDSGIALDAGPSSLTVTFGFGHSFFERTGLTARRPAALDPLPDFSSDRLDAQRSNGDLWVQIGADDGLVAFHALRALQKDAGEAARVRWQMNGFNRSPGATGTPMTARNLMGQVDGTGNPKPSEPDFDKRIFVPGAGPGPAEHAWMAGGSYAVVRRIRMLLDDWDKQSLAQQEQVIGRTKATGAPLTGGGETTEMQLDKIGPDGKPVIPSNAHARISAPEQNGGAAMLRRPFSFHDGIGPDGAPDAGLLFVCWQADPLRGFVPVQRKLDRGDALSAFIRHESSGLYAVPPGPRSGEYVGQRLLEG, encoded by the coding sequence CTGACCAGCGTGACCGAGAGCAACCCCGACATCCAGATCTCCCGGCGCAGGCTGCTGGGTACCGTCGGCGCCGCGGGCGCCGTCGGGATCGCCCTCGGCGCCACGGGCGGCGCCTTGGCGCACTCCGCGCTGGACGACTCCGGGAGCGGCTCCGCCCCAGGCGCGGCCGGCGGTCCGGCCTCCCTGGGCGTCACCCAGGTGGCCTTCCACGGAGACCACCAGGCCGGCATCACCACGCCGCTGCAGGCCAAGGGACACCTCGTCGCCTTCGACCTCACCGCCGGGGCGGGCCGCACCGAGGCCGCCGCGCTGCTGCGGCGCTGGTCCGACACGGCCCGGCGGCTGATGGCGGGCGAGCCGGCCCCGGCCTCTGACAGCGGGATCGCCCTGGACGCCGGTCCGTCCTCCCTCACCGTCACCTTCGGCTTCGGCCACTCCTTCTTCGAGCGCACCGGCCTCACCGCCCGCCGCCCCGCCGCCCTCGACCCGCTGCCGGACTTCTCCTCGGACCGGCTGGACGCCCAGCGCAGCAACGGCGACCTGTGGGTCCAGATCGGCGCCGACGACGGCCTCGTCGCCTTCCATGCCCTGCGTGCCCTGCAGAAGGACGCCGGGGAGGCCGCCCGCGTCCGCTGGCAGATGAACGGTTTCAACCGGTCTCCCGGCGCCACCGGCACCCCGATGACCGCCCGCAACCTGATGGGCCAGGTGGACGGCACCGGCAACCCGAAGCCCTCGGAGCCCGACTTCGACAAGCGGATCTTCGTTCCCGGTGCGGGCCCCGGTCCCGCCGAGCACGCCTGGATGGCCGGGGGGTCCTACGCCGTCGTCCGGCGCATCCGCATGCTCCTCGACGACTGGGACAAGCAGTCCCTCGCCCAGCAGGAGCAGGTCATCGGCCGGACCAAGGCCACCGGCGCCCCGCTGACGGGTGGCGGCGAGACCACCGAGATGCAGCTCGACAAGATCGGGCCCGACGGCAAGCCCGTCATCCCGTCCAACGCGCACGCCCGGATCTCCGCCCCCGAGCAGAACGGCGGGGCCGCCATGCTCCGGCGGCCGTTCTCCTTCCACGACGGGATCGGCCCGGACGGCGCTCCCGACGCGGGGCTCCTCTTCGTCTGCTGGCAGGCCGATCCGCTGCGCGGGTTCGTACCCGTACAGCGCAAGCTCGACCGCGGCGACGCGCTGTCGGCGTTCATCCGGCACGAGTCCAGCGGGCTGTACGCGGTTCCGCCCGGGCCGCGCAGCGGCGAGTACGTGGGTCAACGGCTGCTCGAAGGATGA
- the serS gene encoding serine--tRNA ligase — protein sequence MIDLRLLREDPDRVRASQRARGEDVELVDALLSADERRRSSGMRFDELRNEQRSLGKLIPKASPEERAELLKKAEHLKQDVKAAEAEQNEADEAAKQLLLQLGNIVHEDVPVGGEEDFTVLETHGTIRDFATEGFEPKDHLELGELLGAIDVERGAKVSGSRFYYLTGVGALLELALVNAAIAQATEAGFIPMLTPALVRPRAMEGTGFLGQAAENVYHLEKDDFYLVGTSEVPLAAYHMDEIIEAEKLPLRYAGFSPCFRREAGTYGKDTRGIFRVHQFDKVEMFSYVAPEDAEAEHQRLLEWEKQWLTSLELPFQVIDVATGDLGSSASRKFDCEAWIPTQGKYRELTSASNCDSFQARRLSIRYRDGKKTQPLSTLNGTLCAVPRTIVAILENHQQADGSVRVPQVLRPYLGGREVLEPITK from the coding sequence GTGATTGACCTCCGGCTGCTCCGTGAAGACCCTGACCGTGTCCGCGCCTCGCAGCGCGCCCGTGGAGAGGACGTCGAACTCGTCGACGCGCTGCTCTCCGCCGACGAGCGCCGCAGGTCCTCCGGCATGCGCTTCGACGAACTGCGCAATGAGCAAAGGTCCCTCGGCAAGCTCATCCCCAAGGCCTCTCCCGAGGAGCGGGCCGAGCTGCTGAAGAAGGCCGAGCACCTCAAGCAGGACGTCAAGGCGGCCGAGGCCGAGCAGAACGAGGCCGACGAAGCCGCCAAGCAGCTTCTCCTCCAGCTCGGCAACATCGTCCACGAGGACGTCCCGGTCGGCGGCGAAGAGGACTTCACCGTCCTGGAGACGCACGGCACCATCCGGGACTTCGCCACCGAGGGCTTCGAGCCCAAGGACCACCTGGAGCTCGGCGAACTGCTGGGCGCCATCGACGTCGAGCGCGGTGCCAAGGTCTCCGGCTCGCGCTTCTACTACCTGACCGGTGTGGGCGCCCTGCTGGAGCTGGCGCTGGTCAACGCGGCCATCGCCCAGGCCACCGAGGCCGGCTTCATCCCCATGCTGACCCCGGCGCTGGTCCGCCCGCGCGCCATGGAGGGCACCGGCTTCCTCGGCCAGGCAGCCGAGAACGTCTACCACCTGGAGAAGGACGACTTCTACCTGGTCGGCACCTCCGAGGTCCCCCTCGCCGCGTACCACATGGACGAGATCATCGAAGCCGAGAAGCTGCCGCTTCGGTACGCCGGCTTCTCCCCCTGCTTCCGCCGCGAAGCCGGTACGTACGGCAAGGACACCCGCGGCATCTTCCGCGTCCACCAGTTCGACAAGGTCGAGATGTTCTCGTACGTCGCGCCGGAGGACGCCGAGGCCGAGCACCAGCGGCTCCTGGAATGGGAGAAGCAGTGGCTGACCAGCCTGGAGCTGCCGTTCCAGGTGATCGACGTCGCCACCGGTGACCTGGGCTCCTCCGCCTCGCGCAAGTTCGACTGCGAGGCGTGGATCCCCACCCAGGGCAAGTACCGCGAGCTGACCTCCGCGTCGAACTGCGACAGCTTCCAGGCCCGCCGCCTGTCGATCCGCTACCGCGACGGCAAGAAGACCCAGCCGCTGTCGACGCTGAACGGCACGCTGTGCGCCGTACCGCGCACGATCGTCGCGATCCTCGAGAACCACCAGCAGGCCGATGGTTCGGTACGGGTGCCCCAGGTGCTCCGTCCCTACCTCGGCGGCCGCGAGGTCCTGGAGCCGATCACCAAGTGA
- a CDS encoding copper resistance CopC/CopD family protein, whose amino-acid sequence MTATAPALSTARATAFLPRLALVLAALLATLFTAASPATAHAALTASDPKDGAVVATAPAQVTLSFSEQVAMGDDSIRVLDPQGKRVDTGELRDMCSGNTVRYGTALHAGLPNGTYTVAWQAVSADSHPISGAFTFSIGAPSATDVTLPTAQAGGGPVGIAYGIARYAAYAGFTVLVGGAAFILLCWRRGAAERPLQKLVVRAWVTLTAATLAMLVLRTPYTGSGSFSDVFDLDGLRAVLQTKTGASLVSRLLLLGAAALFVAVLFGVYARRVAGHGPDEADRTERETDGPDQADGSDEADRSDEADGAERPDDTSDLTFGLAIGGAVVSGGIAATWALSEHASTGIQPGIAMPADILHLMAVATWLGGLAALLVALHKVPGIERAAVRRFSRVAFVSVLVLAVTGVYQSWRQLGSWSALTGTDYGQLLLLKIGLVAVLLGIAYVSRRWTARLADAPADAAVGSVGSVGSVGSVGQTPEDVSRETEPVPAPVPADPERAAQLARQRAARESALEKRVRDADPDRAGLRRSVLAEAAIAVILLAVTTVLTSTEPGRTVERETGRGSTATAVPDRAVKITLPFDTGGPNGKGSVRLELDPGRVGANTLHLWADSADGTPFDLPEIKVAFTLPAKDIGPLPLVPEQAAPGHWTASGVQLPLAGEWRIDVTVRTSDIDQTTVQKTVKIG is encoded by the coding sequence ATGACGGCCACCGCCCCCGCCCTCTCCACGGCCCGCGCCACGGCATTCCTGCCGCGGCTCGCGCTGGTCCTCGCAGCCCTGCTGGCAACCCTGTTCACCGCGGCCTCACCGGCCACGGCGCACGCCGCACTCACCGCGAGCGACCCCAAGGACGGGGCGGTGGTCGCCACGGCCCCCGCCCAGGTAACGCTCTCCTTCTCGGAGCAGGTCGCCATGGGGGACGACTCCATCCGCGTGCTCGACCCCCAGGGCAAACGCGTGGACACCGGTGAACTGCGCGACATGTGCAGCGGGAACACCGTCCGCTACGGCACCGCGCTGCACGCCGGACTGCCGAACGGCACCTACACCGTCGCCTGGCAGGCCGTCTCGGCCGACAGCCATCCGATCTCCGGCGCCTTCACCTTCTCCATCGGCGCGCCCTCGGCCACCGATGTCACCCTGCCCACCGCGCAGGCCGGCGGCGGACCCGTCGGGATCGCGTACGGGATCGCCCGCTACGCCGCCTACGCAGGGTTCACCGTGCTCGTGGGCGGCGCCGCCTTCATTCTGCTGTGCTGGCGCAGGGGCGCCGCCGAACGGCCGCTCCAGAAGCTCGTCGTGCGTGCCTGGGTCACCCTGACTGCCGCCACCCTGGCCATGCTGGTGCTGCGGACTCCGTACACGGGGTCCGGCAGCTTCTCCGATGTCTTCGATCTCGACGGGCTCCGGGCCGTCCTGCAGACCAAGACCGGGGCCTCGCTCGTCTCCAGGCTGCTCCTGCTGGGCGCGGCCGCCCTCTTCGTCGCGGTCCTCTTCGGCGTCTACGCGCGCCGCGTGGCGGGCCACGGACCCGATGAGGCCGACCGGACCGAGCGGGAGACCGACGGGCCGGACCAGGCCGACGGGTCCGACGAAGCCGATCGGTCCGACGAAGCCGATGGGGCCGAGAGGCCGGACGACACCAGCGATCTCACCTTCGGGCTGGCCATCGGCGGCGCCGTCGTGTCCGGCGGTATCGCCGCCACCTGGGCGCTTTCGGAGCACGCCTCGACCGGGATCCAGCCCGGAATCGCCATGCCCGCCGACATCCTGCACCTGATGGCGGTCGCCACGTGGCTCGGTGGTCTCGCCGCGCTGCTCGTCGCCCTCCACAAGGTCCCCGGGATCGAGCGCGCGGCCGTCCGCCGCTTCTCCCGGGTCGCCTTCGTCAGTGTCCTGGTGCTCGCCGTCACCGGCGTCTACCAGTCCTGGCGCCAGCTCGGCAGCTGGTCCGCCCTCACCGGCACCGACTACGGGCAGCTGCTGCTCCTGAAGATCGGCCTGGTCGCCGTCCTGCTCGGCATCGCCTACGTGTCCCGCAGGTGGACCGCGCGGCTCGCCGATGCCCCTGCGGACGCCGCCGTCGGCTCCGTCGGCTCCGTCGGCTCCGTCGGCTCCGTCGGGCAGACCCCGGAGGATGTTTCACGTGAAACAGAGCCCGTGCCGGCTCCCGTCCCCGCGGACCCGGAGCGCGCCGCCCAGCTCGCCCGGCAGCGGGCCGCACGCGAGAGCGCGCTGGAGAAGCGGGTACGGGACGCGGATCCGGACCGCGCCGGCCTGCGCCGCTCCGTCCTCGCCGAGGCGGCCATCGCCGTGATCCTGCTCGCCGTCACCACCGTGCTCACCAGCACCGAGCCCGGGCGGACCGTGGAGCGGGAGACGGGCCGCGGTTCCACCGCCACCGCCGTCCCCGACCGGGCCGTCAAGATCACCCTGCCCTTCGACACCGGCGGTCCGAACGGCAAGGGCTCCGTCCGGCTCGAACTCGACCCGGGACGGGTCGGGGCGAACACCCTGCACCTCTGGGCGGACTCCGCCGACGGCACCCCCTTCGACCTCCCCGAGATCAAGGTCGCCTTCACCCTTCCCGCCAAGGACATCGGCCCCCTGCCGCTCGTCCCCGAGCAGGCGGCTCCCGGACACTGGACCGCCTCCGGCGTCCAGCTGCCGCTCGCCGGTGAATGGCGCATCGACGTGACCGTCCGTACCTCCGACATCGACCAGACCACCGTCCAGAAGACCGTGAAGATCGGCTGA
- the pheA gene encoding prephenate dehydratase, producing the protein MSATRFTYLGPEGTFTEAALRTLPEAATRELVPMVSVPAALDAVRNGEAAAALVPIENSVEGGVTATLDELASGEPLMIYREVLLPITFALLVRPGTALSDVKTVTGHPVAQPQVRNWLRANLPDAVWESAASNADGARLVQEGRFDAAFAGEFAAATYGLVPLVTEIHDAENAETRFVLVGRPARPAAPTGADKTSVVLWLGDDHPGALLELLQEFAVRGVNLMLIQSRPTGQGIGNYCFAVDAEGHISDRRVSEALMGLKRTCPQVRFLGSYPRAGVAQGDVRAPRPGTSDGDFTAASDWLGRCLDGRA; encoded by the coding sequence ATGTCAGCCACCCGCTTCACGTATCTCGGTCCCGAGGGCACCTTCACCGAGGCCGCCCTGCGCACCCTGCCGGAAGCCGCGACCCGGGAACTCGTCCCGATGGTGTCGGTCCCGGCCGCCCTGGACGCCGTGCGCAACGGCGAGGCGGCCGCCGCCCTCGTCCCGATCGAGAACTCGGTGGAGGGCGGCGTCACCGCCACCCTCGACGAGCTGGCCTCGGGCGAACCGCTGATGATCTACCGCGAGGTGCTGCTGCCCATCACCTTCGCGCTGCTCGTGCGGCCCGGGACCGCCCTGTCGGACGTCAAGACCGTCACCGGGCACCCGGTCGCCCAGCCGCAGGTGCGCAACTGGCTGCGGGCGAACCTGCCCGACGCCGTGTGGGAGTCGGCCGCCTCCAACGCGGACGGGGCCCGGCTGGTCCAGGAAGGCCGCTTCGACGCCGCCTTCGCGGGCGAGTTCGCCGCGGCCACCTACGGGCTCGTCCCGCTGGTGACCGAGATCCACGACGCGGAGAACGCCGAGACCCGGTTCGTGCTGGTGGGACGCCCCGCCCGGCCGGCCGCGCCGACCGGTGCGGACAAGACCTCCGTCGTGCTGTGGCTCGGCGACGACCACCCCGGTGCGCTGCTGGAGCTCCTCCAGGAGTTCGCGGTCCGCGGGGTGAACCTGATGCTGATCCAGTCCCGTCCGACCGGACAGGGCATCGGCAACTACTGCTTCGCCGTCGATGCCGAGGGGCACATCTCCGACCGGCGGGTCAGCGAGGCGCTCATGGGCCTCAAGCGGACCTGCCCCCAGGTCCGCTTCCTCGGGTCCTATCCGCGGGCCGGTGTCGCTCAGGGTGATGTCCGGGCTCCTCGGCCCGGGACCTCCGACGGTGACTTCACGGCCGCCTCCGACTGGCTGGGGCGTTGCCTCGACGGGCGGGCGTAG